In Heyndrickxia vini, the sequence TCAGAAATTTAATGCTTTTGAAAGAACACCTTTTTCTACTTATTAAAAATTATTTTTACATAATAATTATAAATAACAAAACCCCTAAAATCGGCTGGAAAACAATACCTCTTTACTTGATAAGTTATACTGGCATATTATTGAAAATGGTGATTTTATAAATACTACAACTTTTTTGGGGGTATACAAATGAAAAAAAGACTATTAGCTTCCTTAAGCATATTTGTTCTTGCTGGAAGTATTTTGGCTGGTTGCGGTGAAACACAAGTAGAAAAGGTTGATAAAAAATCAAGCGAAAAGACGGAGCAAAAAGCAAAAAATCAAATTTTTAAAGTAGGAGATACCGTGAAGGTGAACGGACTTGAAGTTACTATTACAAAGGCGTCTTTTACAAAGCCTGAACAATACTCAAAGGCTAAAAAAGGAAATGTTCTTACATTAGAACTTTCTACGAAAAATTCAGGGGATGATTCAGCATTCATCGATAATACTGAGTTTAATCTTTATGATAAAGATGGCAATCAGTTAGAAGAATATTATGGATATGATGATATCGCGATCTCTGGAGATGTCAACAAAGGGAAAAAACTAACTGGTAAGCTTTATTATGATGTACCGAAAGCAGATAGTTATGAATTAATATATAAACCAAGTTTCACCTTAGATAGCAAGGAAATTAAGTTTAAGATTGACGTAAAATAATATGATTGATTAGAAAAGTGCTAGCGTTTGTAGCACTTTTTTGCATTTTTAAATCTAGTCATACAGAACATTTCTCCTATTCTATTTACTTTTCCAAGATTATCTATTAATTTAAAAGTAAGACGAAAGTACCTAGGGAAATTGTCACGTTAAAAGAAAACAGCGGGAGAAGGTTCAAAAATGAGGAAATTTAAATCGGTAGTAATTTGTGCTCTGATCACCTTAAGTTTCATTCTGGTTCTTTCAGTAAGCGCACAAAAGTCCTATGCGACAAGTGTAACTGCAGCTCCAGAAATTCGTGTCATTAATGATACGACGGTCATGTTTCATGCACCAAAAGAGAAATATAAGGGCTATGTCTATTACCATTTTTATTATGAAAAGGATGGAGAGTACGAAACATCTAACGCCATTGGAATTTACGGTGGGGACTACGTTAACTTCGTCAATATTGAAAGAAACGGGAAGTATGCAATATCAGCAGAAGTAGAAAATGGATTGAAAAAAGAAAGCAAGAAAATCTATTTTGAAATTAAACACTCAAAAAAGAATGTAAGCCTAGAAAACGCGTTTAACACGGATCCGAATTATAAGGATGAATTGGGCGTTTCAATTGAATTTAAGAATTACTTTGAACTTGGACCGGCAACGGGAAAGAAGAGTACGATTTATCGCATGTATACGATCAATAAAGATGGCAGTCTTAAACTAAAGACAACAAAAAAAGTATCACCGGATGATTATGCCTATCTTCCTAGATATAAAGGTGTTAGAGATTATGCATTTAGTAAAGTCGTAGATGGGAAGGAAAGTAAACTTACACTTTTCATGTATGATAAAAATTTCAAGTATATAGACCGTTTTGTTTCTCCAAATCAAAATACTAATAAAATAGCTTATCCAAAGGAAAAAGTGATCAAAACAACAAGCGAGCTCAAAAAGTTTATCACTTCAACGGTATCAGGCAAAAAAAACCAATTTGTTACGATTAATAACAAAAAAATAGAAAAAGAATTATTAAAACGAAATTTCTCAGATAAATTATATGCCCAAATGTTCACCAACAAAAAAGATAGAGACAAATACAAAAAACTGATTAAGGAGGTTTATTATCGCTACAGAGTTTCCGAATCCAATAAATATAAAGGACTAAAGGAAATTCATCTATATAAAGTTGAACCGCTTTATATAGATAGAAGTTATTAGATTAACGAAGTTCTGCTGGGGGAAACCTCCGCAGAACTTTTTTATATTAAAATTTGTAATTTGGAATGGGCTATGATGCGCAAACCCAAAATATGAATTACAAACTCGCAAGTACGATCCCCAAAACCATCTCCTAACTCCATAACAAAAAAACACTGAGCCCCTTCAAAGCTCAGTGTTTCACAAGACGGAAAAGTTAGAAATAAGGTACCAACCAAAACCTTACCGTGCTTTCATTATATCGAATTATGTCGATATTTGTCGATGAGGAAAACTGCTTAAATTTCAAATCAGGACTTCTCACTTATCTATTTTTAGAAGATTGTAATAGGACACTAAATTTTAATAATAAACTGCCAGGTCTTTCCTACTGAGCCAAAGGAATTAGTACTAGATTATACCATTATAGAACATTAGTAATATTTATATAATTCATTATATTTCTATTTACTAAATAGACTAAAAGTGGTAAATTTTTATCGTATAGCATATTTCGACAGAACTATGCGAATATTTGTAGTCTATTGAAAGGAGGCTATAAGAATAGTCTTTTTAAGTAGAGAAATTGTTGATTGTTTTCTATTAAATAATCAGCAACCGACAGAAAAAATAGAACGGGGGGAAGTATGTGTATAAATTTAAGACACTAAAAAAAGTTGCACTCTTTATGATGATTTTCCTACTAGCATTCTCCAGCGCTTTTATGGGCATAAAGTCGAATGCACAAACGACTTCGAATGCTAAGTCGGATTGGAAACAATCATTAAAACAGAGTAATCGCGTTAGCCAGTTAAAAGGTGAGAAAAAATACAAAAATAGCGATAAAGTTCGCGTCATCGTTGAACTAAAAGGTCAACCCGCGATTGAATATGCAACAAAGCTAGGGGTTCGCTATAAGGATTTATCTAAATCAAAGCGAACTACTTTACAAGCAAATGTTAAAAAAGAACAAACAGATTTTACTACGCAATTAAAATCAAAGAAAATCGGTCTTAAAGTAGAGAATTCCTTCACAACTGTTGTTAACGGTGTGAGTGGACAAGTGGAATACGGCAAGATTAATGATTTGAAGAAGCTTCCAAACGTAACAAATGTTTATATTGCCAAAAAATATGATCGTCCGAAAGAAAAACCACAAATGATCTCCAGCAAAGATTTAATTGGGGCGAAAGAAACATGGAATCTTAACTATAAAGGCGACGGGATGGTTGTCGGTGTCATTGATACAGGAATCGATTCCAGCCATAAAGATATGATTCTATCAAAAGATACAAAAGCAAAATTAACTGAATCCTCAGTTAAAGGAATTATTTCAAAAGACAAGCTTCCAGGAAAATACTTCACAGTAAAAGTTCCTTACGGATACAACTACGCAGACAAAAATAATGAAATCAGAGATTTAGGTCCAGATGCATCGATGCACGGGATGCACGTTTCAGGTACAGTTGCCGCAAATGGTGACGAAAAGAATGGCGGAATTCAAGGGGTTGCACCTGAAGCACAACTACTAGCTCTTAAAGTATTCGGTAATGACCCAGCAATGCCATCCACTTTCGGAGATATTTATATTAAAGCGATTGATGATGGAATTAAGCTAGGAGCGGATGTATTGAATATGAGTTTAGGATCAACAGCATCTTTTGTTGACAAAAATGATCCTGAACAACAAGCGATTAAGCGTGCAGTTGACAATGGCGTGTTAATGTCCATTTCAGCTGGTAACTCTACAAATATTGGCGGCGGTACCGTTAGTCCGTTAGCTTCAAACCCTGATATTGGTGTAGTTGGTGCACCGAGTTTATCTAGTGAATCCATCTCAGTAGCTTCATTTGAAAATACAAAAATGCAAGTAGATGGCCTAAACTTTGATATCAGCGGTGAAAAAGGTACAGCAGCATTTTTATCAGCAAGCAGTGTACATCCAAATGATGTCGATCAAAAAACATTCGAAGTAAAAGCTGCAGGAATTGGCAAACCAGAAGAATTTGTTGGTGATTACAAAGGGAAGTATGCACTCGTTCGCCGTGGGGAACTTGACTTTGTAACAAAGGCAAAGAATGCACAAGCAGCAGGAGCAGCTGGTGTCATTGTTTACAATAACCAAACAGGTATCGTAAACATGCAATCGGATGCTGCAATTAAGATTCCTCAATTATTCATGCTTCAAGAAGATGGGGATAAATTCAAAGCTCAATTAGATGCTGGAAAAACGGTAACCATTACATTCTCAGGTGTAAAAACAGAGATCAATAATCCAAGTGCAGGTCAAATGAGTGACTTTACTTCTTGGGGAGTAACACCAAACTTAGATTTCAAACCTGAAATAACAGCACCGGGCGGGCAAATCTATTCTACTTTAAATAATAACCAATATGGTTTAATGAGTGGAACATCGATGGCAGCACCACATGTATCTGGTGGCGCAGCACTCGTATTAGAATATATGAAACAAAGCAATCTATTCAAATCTTTAACAGGTGCCCAGAAAGTAGAACAAGCAAAAACATTATTAATGAACACAGCCGTGCCGCTTGTAGATCCTAATGTTGACACATTCTATTCACCTCGTCGTGAAGGCGCTGGCTTAATGAAACTTGATGCAGCAGTGGAAACACCTGTCTATGTAACAACGAAAGATACAAAAGAACCAAAAGTAAACCTAAAAGAAATTACAAGCAACCAAATCAAATTTACATTAACATTAACAAACTTCGGCAAAGAAGATGTTACATATAATGTAGATACAAAACCATTAACAGACTTAATTATTGATGGTCAAAATGCTGAAGCAGCCCAAGTAATTAAGGATGCAAAAGTAACGGTTCCTTCTCAAGTTACCGTTCCTAAAGGGAAAACAAAAGACGTAACAGTAGCAATCGATCTTTCAGCTGCAGACAAATCCTTACTTGCATTGATGAAAAATGGCTACTTTGTAGAAGGATTTGTAACATTCACAAGTGCGAAAGACAATGTTCCTAGCTTATCCGTTCCATACATGGGCTTTAAAGGCGATTGGAATAAGCCACCAGTTCTAGACGCGATGGTTTATGATAATGCAGAATCATTCTATGGCGTATCAAGCATGATCGATAATAATGAAAATGACCTTGGAGCAGATCCATTCCAAGAGAATGTTTTCTATAAAAACAAAATTGCTATTTCACCGAATGGCGATGGAAGTACTGATACAGTTACACCTGTTTTATCATTCTTACGAAACAGTAAAATCGTAGAATACTCAATTTTAGACAAAAATAAAAAGCAAATTCGTACATTGCACAAAGAAGAGGATCAATATAAAAACTACTATGATTCAGCAGATCCAGAATCCTATTTCTCATATGATCCGGCTTACACAACATGGGATGGAAAAGCAAATAATCAACTTGTTCCGGATGGACAATATTATTACCAAATTAAAACACAAATCGATTATACTGGTAAAAAACCGCAAGTAGTACAAGTACCAGTTCTAGTTGATACAAAGGCTCCAGAAGTACATGCAGAATACAAAAATGGCGTGTTATCTTTCGGTGCGAAAGATGCTGGAAGCGGCATTAAAGCATATGAAGTCATTGTTGATGGTGAACGAGTAGGATTCTTACCTGCGAAAGATCAGTATAATGAAGAAATGCCTGGATTAGAAAAATCAGTTATTCTTGTTAAAGCATATGATTATGCAGGAAACCTAAGCATTGCTGCAACGGGCGATGACACGATTCCATATCTAGATGCAAAAACAACAAAACCAGAACCACTTGGAACATATAATTCCTATAAAGTTCCATTTGAAGGTCAGATCGAAGAGAAATCGGGTATCGATCATTTAGTGGTAACAGGCAAGGCACTAGCTGGTTCCAAACAAACAGTAAAAGTTACGTTCAATAAAGCTACAAACAAATATGAATTTAAATCAACACTTACATTTACGAAAGATGGTGCACATGAATTTAAAGTAACCGGTGTAGATTATGCAGGAAATGTAATGGAATTTTCCCGCAAAATTTTTGTCGATACAACTGCACCAACAATCAGTGTCAAAGGATTACCAGCAAACGGTAAAGTAGACGTTAACACAAAGAACGTAGTCGTAACAGCAACAATTGCCGACAATTTTGACCAACTACGCTTCCTTGTGAATGGAAATGAAGAGTACAATCATGTCTTGAAAGAACCATATGAAATGAGAAAACTCTCTAAAAATGTAAAACTTACGCTTCCATTAACGAAAAACGGTGTGAATACATTCGTACTAAAACTTACCGATTTAGCGGGTAATGTCACAACGAAAACAATAACAATTGATAAATCATTACCACTTGCACCAAAGGTAAATGCCGTCTCTGACAAAAGCACGAAAGTTACCGGCAAAGCTGCAGCTAATACATTAATCGAAGTATATAAAGGGAAAACAAAAATAGGTTCCAATACTTCTACTGCTAATGGAACATATAGTGTTTCCATTAAAAAGCAAAAAGCCGGCACGAAATTAACAGTCGTTGCAAAAGTAGGCAAAAATGCAAGTAAAGCGGCAACAGTCGTTGTTTCAGACAAAACCGCTCCAAAAGCACCAACTGTAAATAAAGTAACAAGCAGAACAACAAAAGTAACAGGTAAAGCAGAAGCGGGTTCAACCGTTACTGTCAAAGCTGGGAAAGCAAAACTAGGCTCAGCCAAAGCAGATAAAAAAGGCAAATTCAGCGTAAAAATCAAAGCACAAAAAGCAGGAAAAGTCTTATCCGTAACAGCCACTGACAAAGCTAAAAATGTTAGTCCAGCAAGAAAAGTTACTGTGAAAAAATAAGACCAAAATGGCCAGTTCTCCTATCTTAGGATAGAGGAACTGGCCATTAATTTTGGTAAAAGGACTAAGTATTTGCTGTCCTTTTGAGGCAACCAAAGAAAATCAAAATAAGCGTAAATATTCCGGTTAGACAACGGAATATAGCTCGGTTGTGGGCATATAAGCGGAGGTTTTCCGATTAAGCAAAGAAAAATTTAACATTTTCACTGTTTTGGAGTTAATAGTCGGAATTTCTCCGTCTATATAAGGTATTTTCATTGCTATTTCTTAATTAAGAGAAATTTTTCCGCTTATTTATCAAACCCGATTTAGCATCTAATGAACTTGGTTAACTTCTTCTTAAATTAACCAAGAAAAAATATATAAAATACAGAAAATCGGAAGGAGACCCAAGCGTTTGTCTGCTAATTATTTTAAACTATTGACTAAAAAAGACAGAGAGTGAAATGACTCTCTGTCTTGAGAAGGGGGACCTTCCCGCCTTCCTTGCACCTACAATTTATAATGATGGATGGTTTGGTTTAAATCTTCGCTTAGTTTGTTCAGGTTTTCCGCTAGTGTAGTTGTGGTTTGAAGGGCGTTCATTTGCTCATCTACAGATGCGGTAATTTCTTCAGCGGATGCTGCTGCCTCCTGAGAAATGGCTGATATATTTTGAATGGCAGCATTGATTTGCTCACATTGTGTAGTAATGTTTTCAATTTCTGTACTCAAATATTCAATCGCTTGAGCAGATTTTGTCACAGTTGAATTGATATTGTTAAATTCAGTTTCTGTTTTTCCAACTACTTCATTTAACTGTTGGGAATGTTGGATTGTATTAGCCATCGCCATTACCGTTGCTTCGGTATCTTTTTCAATTTCAGTGATCATATTTTGAATATGTGCAGTTGCTTGTTGCGAACCTTCAGCGAGTTTCCTTACTTCTTGTGCGACGACAGCGAAGCCTTTGCCATGTTCACCTGCACGAGCCGCTTCGATACTTGCGTTGAGTGCAAGTAAATTCGTTTGGTCAGAAATATCATTGATGGTTTTCGTAATGCCAGAGATATTTTGGATCTTATTAAATAGATTTGTAATCCCTATACTAATTTCATCAGAAGATTTTAACGAGTCATCATTTGATTTTTTTAACTGTTCGACCATTTTCATTCCGTTTGTCGCTGCTTTTTCGGACGAAACGGTAATTTCTTTTATCACATCATGGTGTTCATTTACTTTCTCAATGGAAGAAGTCAATAATTCAATGCTTCTGCTTGTTTCTTCTGTGTCGGAAGCTTGGGCAACCATCCCTTGTGTAATTTCAGTAAGGGCACGGCTTATTTCCTCACCACTGGCAGTTGTTTCCTCCGATACAGCTGATAAATTTGTAGCTGAGTCTACCAAATTCGTGCTCATATCTTGAAAATGATAAAGCATCGCTTTCAATTCACTAACCATTTTATTAAATGAAGTACTAAGTTGTCCGAGTTCATCTGATGATTCAGGAAGGGTCGCTACATTCAGGTTTCCATTCGCGATTTCTAATGAAACATTCGCAAGTGTTCCGAGCACCTTAAATTTCCTTTTCACTACGAAGTAGAAAACAAGTAGACAGATGATTGTAATCGATGCACAAATAATGATGGTCATCCATTTTAACGCATCCAAGTTGTGATAAAATTCATCGGTATACGCTCCGATTCCGATATTCCAATCCCATGGCTCGAAATAGGTCATATACGATATTTTTTCACGTGATTTCATCTCGCCTTTATTTTTCCAGTTATAGATGTAAAAATGATCTGAACTATTTTGGGCTTTAGCCGCTTTAATTAAGTTGTTTCGAACATTAACAGCTGATGGTGAAGTGTCGTTTGTTCCAATTGGTGTAATTGGATTCATCGTTACTTCACGATTCGACGTTATGGCAAAAACATATCCATTCTTTTTGTACAAAAATGGTGATTTCGTATAATCATAGATAGCATTTCCATTATCAACCTTTTGACCGTTTATAATTTCACGTGCCTTTTCTTGCGCCTCATCTAATGAAAGTTTTCCGTTTTCTACTTCTTGATTTAATGTTTCAAGGGTGGACACGGCAGTATGGACAAGATGTTGCAAATCCAATTTTCCACTTTCTATTAATTCCTTTTTCGCAAATTGATAATTTACAACCCCGATTGTAGTACTAATGACAATTGTCATCACTAATATACCTAATATTAGTTTGGTAGACATTTTATTAAATCTATTCAGGCCGTTCATTTTCATCTGTCCTCCAAAATATGTAGAATTATTCGTTTTCTGCAAAAATACCCATTAAAATATATTGTAGATAGTCGCTTACATTTGAATGTCTATTTTTGATTAAAGAAATCATATGAATCAGTTCAATTACTTCTCTTCTATGCACTTTTGTCAAAATAATTTCTATGATTTCTTCTTTTGTTAAAAATTGCTTAGTTTCATCACTAGTTTGTAAAGTTATTTGTTGAATGCATTGAAGATTTTGATAAAGCATCTTTTTTATTTGGTTTCGACTTAGTCGTATGTTGCCATAATCGATTGCATATTCTTTACTTATTTCAAAATCATACATCATCGCCTCGGTTTAGCTCCTTTCTAATTTTTTTTGACAATAAAAAAGGACTTTCCAATCTAGTCCCTTTGATTAGTAAATATCCGACCTTCGTGTTGCTAGTAGAACTTTTGGTCTATAAACATTCTATTCATCAAGTTGTCCGCAGATATTAGTAGAATATGCTTTATTGCTAGGTTTTAGCAATAATAGCAATTAACGAAATTCATTTTAACATACTATTTTTGTTAATTTAATAGTAAAATTGTCATTCGGAATAATGGGAATTTTTGATTGATACAGGGAACATTCAATATTTTGATTTATAGGAAAGGAGGGAGTATTTCGACTACTTCCTTTGGAACGCGGACCTAGTCCAACGCTTACTATATCTAATTTATAATTTATACCGGTGAATGGTTTGATTCAGTTCTTCACTTAGTTTGTTTAGATTTTCCGCAAGTGTGGTTGTCGTTTGAAGTGCGTTCATTTGTTCATCCACGGATGCGGTGATTTCTTCTGCCGATGCTGCGGCTTCTTCCGACACAGCTGATATATTTTGAATGGCAGCATTGATTTGTTCACTTTGTGAAGTAATGTTTTCAATTTCTTTGCTTACATATTCCATCGCTTTGACAGATTTTGAGACTGTTGCGTGTATATTCATGAATTCTGTTTCAGTTTTTCCTACAACCTCGCTCAACTGTTGGCTATACTGAATGGTATTGGCCATCGCCATAACCGTTGTTTCTGTATCTTTTTCAATTTCTGCAATCATGTTTTGGATATGGGCGGTTGCTTGATGCGATCCTTCA encodes:
- a CDS encoding S8 family serine peptidase, encoding MYKFKTLKKVALFMMIFLLAFSSAFMGIKSNAQTTSNAKSDWKQSLKQSNRVSQLKGEKKYKNSDKVRVIVELKGQPAIEYATKLGVRYKDLSKSKRTTLQANVKKEQTDFTTQLKSKKIGLKVENSFTTVVNGVSGQVEYGKINDLKKLPNVTNVYIAKKYDRPKEKPQMISSKDLIGAKETWNLNYKGDGMVVGVIDTGIDSSHKDMILSKDTKAKLTESSVKGIISKDKLPGKYFTVKVPYGYNYADKNNEIRDLGPDASMHGMHVSGTVAANGDEKNGGIQGVAPEAQLLALKVFGNDPAMPSTFGDIYIKAIDDGIKLGADVLNMSLGSTASFVDKNDPEQQAIKRAVDNGVLMSISAGNSTNIGGGTVSPLASNPDIGVVGAPSLSSESISVASFENTKMQVDGLNFDISGEKGTAAFLSASSVHPNDVDQKTFEVKAAGIGKPEEFVGDYKGKYALVRRGELDFVTKAKNAQAAGAAGVIVYNNQTGIVNMQSDAAIKIPQLFMLQEDGDKFKAQLDAGKTVTITFSGVKTEINNPSAGQMSDFTSWGVTPNLDFKPEITAPGGQIYSTLNNNQYGLMSGTSMAAPHVSGGAALVLEYMKQSNLFKSLTGAQKVEQAKTLLMNTAVPLVDPNVDTFYSPRREGAGLMKLDAAVETPVYVTTKDTKEPKVNLKEITSNQIKFTLTLTNFGKEDVTYNVDTKPLTDLIIDGQNAEAAQVIKDAKVTVPSQVTVPKGKTKDVTVAIDLSAADKSLLALMKNGYFVEGFVTFTSAKDNVPSLSVPYMGFKGDWNKPPVLDAMVYDNAESFYGVSSMIDNNENDLGADPFQENVFYKNKIAISPNGDGSTDTVTPVLSFLRNSKIVEYSILDKNKKQIRTLHKEEDQYKNYYDSADPESYFSYDPAYTTWDGKANNQLVPDGQYYYQIKTQIDYTGKKPQVVQVPVLVDTKAPEVHAEYKNGVLSFGAKDAGSGIKAYEVIVDGERVGFLPAKDQYNEEMPGLEKSVILVKAYDYAGNLSIAATGDDTIPYLDAKTTKPEPLGTYNSYKVPFEGQIEEKSGIDHLVVTGKALAGSKQTVKVTFNKATNKYEFKSTLTFTKDGAHEFKVTGVDYAGNVMEFSRKIFVDTTAPTISVKGLPANGKVDVNTKNVVVTATIADNFDQLRFLVNGNEEYNHVLKEPYEMRKLSKNVKLTLPLTKNGVNTFVLKLTDLAGNVTTKTITIDKSLPLAPKVNAVSDKSTKVTGKAAANTLIEVYKGKTKIGSNTSTANGTYSVSIKKQKAGTKLTVVAKVGKNASKAATVVVSDKTAPKAPTVNKVTSRTTKVTGKAEAGSTVTVKAGKAKLGSAKADKKGKFSVKIKAQKAGKVLSVTATDKAKNVSPARKVTVKK
- a CDS encoding methyl-accepting chemotaxis protein, translated to MNGLNRFNKMSTKLILGILVMTIVISTTIGVVNYQFAKKELIESGKLDLQHLVHTAVSTLETLNQEVENGKLSLDEAQEKAREIINGQKVDNGNAIYDYTKSPFLYKKNGYVFAITSNREVTMNPITPIGTNDTSPSAVNVRNNLIKAAKAQNSSDHFYIYNWKNKGEMKSREKISYMTYFEPWDWNIGIGAYTDEFYHNLDALKWMTIIICASITIICLLVFYFVVKRKFKVLGTLANVSLEIANGNLNVATLPESSDELGQLSTSFNKMVSELKAMLYHFQDMSTNLVDSATNLSAVSEETTASGEEISRALTEITQGMVAQASDTEETSRSIELLTSSIEKVNEHHDVIKEITVSSEKAATNGMKMVEQLKKSNDDSLKSSDEISIGITNLFNKIQNISGITKTINDISDQTNLLALNASIEAARAGEHGKGFAVVAQEVRKLAEGSQQATAHIQNMITEIEKDTEATVMAMANTIQHSQQLNEVVGKTETEFNNINSTVTKSAQAIEYLSTEIENITTQCEQINAAIQNISAISQEAAASAEEITASVDEQMNALQTTTTLAENLNKLSEDLNQTIHHYKL
- a CDS encoding DUF4352 domain-containing protein, translated to MKKRLLASLSIFVLAGSILAGCGETQVEKVDKKSSEKTEQKAKNQIFKVGDTVKVNGLEVTITKASFTKPEQYSKAKKGNVLTLELSTKNSGDDSAFIDNTEFNLYDKDGNQLEEYYGYDDIAISGDVNKGKKLTGKLYYDVPKADSYELIYKPSFTLDSKEIKFKIDVK